From Geotalea uraniireducens Rf4:
CCGACCTGAAGATCGATAAGCCGCAAGTTACCGTGGAGATAGATCGCGACAAGGCCGCCCAGCTGGGGCTGACCATGCGAGACGTGGGCGACGTGCTGGGAGCGATGCTGGGGGAAGGATACGTCAACTACTTCGACCTGGCCGGCCGCTCCTACAAGGTAATCCCCCAGGTGATGCAGCGGGAGCGGCTCAACGCCGCGCAGCTGCGGGATTACTACCTTACCACCGCCGGCGGCGTCTCGATCCCGCTCGCAACCATCGCCCAGCTCAAGACGACTGTTGTGCCGGAGTCCCTCAACCACTTTCAGCAGCTCAACTCGGCGACCATCTCCGGGGTGCCGGTCCCCGGCGTTACCCTGGGCCAGGCCCTGGAGACCCTCAATGGAATTGCCAAAGACGTGATGCCGCAAGGGTACGGCATCGATTACGCAGGCCAGTTGCGGCAGTACGTGCAGGAGTCGAGTGCGCTTCTGGTTACCTTCTTCTTCGCCCTGATCATCATCTTCCTGTCACTGGCCGCGCTGTTCGAAAGCTTCCGCGATCCGTTCACCGTCCTTATCAGCGTGCCCATGTCGATCTGCGGGGCGATGATCTTCATCAGCCTCGGGGTGGGGGGCGCCAGTCTCAACATCTATACAGAGGTGGGTCTGGTGACGCTGATCGGCCTGATCAGCAAACACGGCATACTGATCGTCCAGTTTGCCAACGACCTGCAGCGGGAAGGGAAGGGGAAACGCGAGGCTGTTGAGCTTGCCGCCGCCATCCGCCTGCGGCCGATCCTGATGACCACAGCGGCGATGGTGCTGGGGGTGTTGCCGCTGGTGACCGCCTCCGGCGCCGGAGCCGTTGGGCGCTTCAATATGGGGCTGGTGATCATGACCGGCATTGCCATCGGCACTCTGTTCACCCTGTTCGTAGTGCCGGCCATGTATATGTTACTCGCGGCGGAGCACGCCGGGCAAAATCCGGCAAAAATACCGGAAACGAAAGGAGATCATTGACATGAAAAGAGTTATCTTCGGGGAGGCAAGGGTATTCGTGGTCAGCCTGCTTCTGCTCCTGATGCCGGCAATGGTCTTTGCCCAAGCGGGACAGATAAAGCCGGGCGCGCCGCCGATCGAACAACCGTTGGTCAGTGAAGGCGACTTCGCAGTAAGGCTGGGGTCGGCACTGGCCGTGACAACGACCGATGATGAGGTCGAGGCAGAGAGCCGGCTCGGCGAACTGGGCATTGCGCCACGGAACGGGTGGATCGCCGATTACCCGGTTACGCCCGATATTATCGTCGAGTTGCAGAATTCGCTGGTTGAGGCTGTGGCGTCCGGCAAGCTGTTGTTGAGCAAGGACGAGGCACATAAGAAGTTGTCCGATGTTGTTGCAGAGTTCGGCTTGGCACTCAAGCCATATACTGCCGGCGCAATCTACGAACCCACCCCCGCCAGTTGCGAGAATTACCCGAATCCCGCAGTGGTGGAGAAAAGTTATACCAGTGAAGGTGCGCCGGTCGTCACGTACTACTGTCCACCGCCGGACTACTACAGCCTGTATGCCTGGGTCCCTTATCCGTTCTGGTGGTCCGATTTATGGTTTCCCGGATTTTTTATCCTCCATGATTTCCATAGGGTGGTCCACGTGCATCGGAAAGTGTCGGTCATCACCAACCACTTCAACGACGTCAGAACTCACCGGGTTTTCCGGGTCGATCCGGTGGAGAGATCCAGGGGGAAAACATTCGCAGGCATAGGTGTGACGCGGCCTAAGGATTATATCCAGACGGGGGTGCCGAGAGGTGAAAGGACCATTTTCAACGCTCCCCGTGCACTGAAGATGCCCGCCGGCGGAGCTGCTACCCCGCCTGTTCGCGGCGGAGAAAGGGTCAGCCCGGTCCTTCGCGGGGGGGAAAAGATCGCCCCGGCCCCTCGGGGCGGCGAAAGGATCACCCCTCCTTCCGGTGGTGTAAGGATCAGCCCCCCTTCCGGTGGCGTAAGGACCAGTCCCCCTTCCGGTGGCGGGAGGGAACGAAGATAGTAGATTTACATCCGTTATGCGTGGCGGTCGAGGGCTTCTTTGACGTTGGTGACGAGGTTGAGGAGGCGCGGACCGATGTCGTCTTCGAGCATGTGCCGACGCAGCTGGAAGGCTGCGCCGACACAGCTGAAGACGAGGATGCGGGAACCGTCGGTGGGGACGAGGGGGGTGGCAACGGCGTGGACGTCCTTTTTCCAGTCGCCGAGGGAGAGGCAGAACCCCAGTTCCGCATAGTCCTTGAGGGCCTGCTCGATGCCGGCGTTTATCCTCGGCCAGTCGGCTTCGTTGCGAAGCCGGATTTGCTCCATGAGGCTTGCCCGTTCCGCCTCCGGCAGGGCACAGAGGAGCGCTCGTCCCATGGAGGTGGTGGCAATGGGTATCTGCGAGCCGACTCCGAGGGTCAGGGTGACCATGGCGCTGCTCCGGTAAGCTTCCACGTAGAGCATGTTGAGCCGGTCCTGAACGCCGATGGTAACCGAGGCCTGGGCGTATTCGCCCAACTCCTGCATGAAGGGGCGGGCGATGCGACGGACGTCCAGGTTTGCGAGGAATGAGTAGCCGAGGGCAAGTACGGCTGAGTCGAGATAGTACTTGCCGAACTTCTCCGAGTAACTCAGGTAGCCGAGCTTGGTCAGCGTATAGGTGAGGCGGGAGACCGTCGGTTTCGGCAGACCGGTGCGTGCGGCGATCTCCTGGTTGCCGAGAAGCCTGTCTCCCGGCTTGAAGCAGCGCAGTACCTCCAGCCCCCGCTCCAAGGCGCGGATCGACTGTCGATCGTTCTCTTCACCGCTGGCAGTATTCTCCTTTCCCATAAACAAACCCCCCCAATGTTTCACTCTGCGAAATTGTCGGTAGATTTGCATAAGCGTTAAGAGATGTCAAACAGTATTTACATCGAACATATGTTTCGCCGTGCGAAATTAATGGCTGACGCCGCCTATTTTTCGGTGTGATTCCTACGAGCGAAGCCAGAACCATACAGGATGAGATGTATACTGTGATAATTAAAAAAAAATCAGAAAAAATATGTTTACACAATCCGCAGATGGCGCTATAAAACTAGTGAATTTAGAAATACAGTTTCGCAGAGCGAAATTATCGGTGTATGAGGTCATGACATGGGTGCCAGGAAAAAGAAACCACGTTACAACGTCGTGTCGTTGCGGATCAGTAATGATGAGAAGCAAGAACTCGACAAGGTCGCCAGGCTGTCAAACCGGAACATCTCCGAAGTTATGCGTGAGGCGGTAGGGCTCATCCAGGTAAAGCTCGAAAAGGGGGAGCTGTTTCAGTAGTCAAGCTGAGCGACATCGGCTGTTATGGCGGGACTCGATTCCTTGGGCCGGTGCGATTACTATTCTATGTATGTGGAGAGACAAAATGCTTAAAGCAAAACGCGTGCAAACGGTTGAGACAAGCGAAAAGACCTTGGAACTTCTCGAGATACTGGCGGCCGGGGGGGAGGGACTTCATATCGGTGCTCTGGCAGACAAGCTGCAGATCAGCAGCAAAAAGGTTCTTCTTCTCCTCGTTACCCTGGAATGCCATGGGATGGTTACGTGGGACGATCGGAGCAGGAAATACCGGACAGGCGGAAGAAGCGAGGCGTTGGCGCGCCAAATACTGAACCAGCCTGAAGTCAGGAAGACCGATTCGGCGGCGGTTGTTTCTCAAAAGTCGAGTCAGTCAAAGGTAAGGAGCAAGAGGCAGATTTCCCTGTCGCCTCCCCTGCCTTAAGAGAGGAGATGGGAAATGGCTTCTTTACTTGCCGTTTTCTATGACGACCGGCTTCAGTCCCTGTTTTTCCAGCTTCGCCGCCTCGTTCATGGCTGCCTCACGTGTCGGGAAGCTGCCGGCGGTAAGCAGGGACGTTGGAACGGATACGGATATATTCTTCATGCTTAACTTTATGCCGAGGGCGGCAAGCCGCTCCAGTTCCTTTGCCGCATACTTCCGATTGACGTAAGACCCGGCATAGACGCTGTACTTTCCTGCTCCGCTTTTGATAATGAGTCCTTTGGCGTTGACGCTGCGCAGCTTGTCAAGCTCTTTCCGGGCCGACTCCCGATCTGGAAATTCCCCGATGTAGAGACCTAGCATCGGTTCCTTTTTCGTTGGGCCCTTTTTCACCACCGGCGACAGGCCGGCGCGTTGTACTTTTTTCTTGGCATTCGCCAATGCCGATTTCACCGTATACTCTCCAACCTTAATCGTGTATTTCCCGGTTGCCGCAGCATTCTCCGCCTTGCCGGCAAAGACCGTCGCCTGCTCTCCAGCGACCATTCCGGCAGCTTCCTTTTCGCCTTCTTTCGTCTGGGCGCTCACCTTATCGGCAGAGTCCTTCCGGGAAGCCTTCACTTCTCCTTGCTCTTTTTCAGCTTTTGTCGTGATGCGGCCACCGTTTACCTGCATCTCACTGTCGGGCAGAGCGACCTTTCCGTCGCTGACTGGTGCGGCCGGCATATCCGTGCTTCCGGGCTTTTTGCTTTCCCCGGCGTCAGTGGACACGGCGCGCTCTGGAGCCGGTGTCGGCATCTTCTCATTCGCGAGATCTGCCGGATGTGACGTGTCGATATGAACGCCCAGGCGGTCGAGAAGTTTTCCCGTGTCTCGCCAGAGCTTTGTTACCGCATTTGCAAACGTTTCAACCGCATCCAGCTGTGCATTTCGGGCAGAAATCAGGTCGTTTTCCGCATTGAGAACGTCTTGAACCGTGGTCGTGCCTGCCTTGTGGTTCTTCCGGTACTCATCGAGGCGCTGCTCGGCGAATTGCAGAGACTTGTCGGCCATCTGCATCTGTAACCGTGCCGACAAAAGCGCCCGCATGTCCGCCTCGACATCGTTACGGATTTTCCACGCAAGTGCCTTGACCTGGTTTTGCACCTGTTCTGCCCTGATTTTGCTCTTGCGATAATCGTTTATGGCGCTGGTATTGCCGAGCGGAACGCTGAATAGCATGCCGACCGACCAGAAACTGCCCGGGCGGTCTCCGATCTGTTGGAAGCTGTTGCCTATGCTGCCTCCGGTTCCGGTAAGACCTCCGCTGGCAGTGACGGAGAGGTCGGGGAGCGATTGATGCCTTGCGACCCGCTCCTGTAACTGGCTTGAAGTCAGGGTCAATTGCAGCTGCTTCAGGTCTGGCCGGAACTCCAACGCATCCTTCACCGCCTGATCTTCCGTTTCCTGCGGTTCGAGCCTGGACGGAGGATCGACGGGGATTAATTGAGTTTTCGGTTCCATGCCGATGAGGTAACGAAGGCTTGCCTCCTGGTCTCTGACGTTTCGTTCTGCTTCGACGAGGTCCTTCCGCCGCTGGGCAATGGCGAATTCCGCATTGGCTATTTCCATGTTTTGGAGCGGTGCCGGCTTTATCTGGTTCCTTATCTCGTCCAGGAAGTTCTGCGCCGAATTCAAGGCCGTCAGTCTCGACTCCAGGACCTGCCGTAACGCATAGAGATGATTGTATGAGGTGATGACTGCGAGAACGGTGTCGGAGATGACGAGACGTAATCGTTCCAGGGAGTCCTGATGTGCACTGGCGGCCAACGTGATGCTCACTTCTGTTGTCTCCTTGCCTGAATTTTTCAGAAGCGGCTGAGTAACGGTGATTCCCACTGACGACTGCCAATCTTTCGTGGATGTCCCGGAGTCTTCGACTTCGGCGTTCGTGAAGCCGGTCTGGGTCGATGCGGCGATACTACCCCCTGTCGGGATATACTGAGTCAAACCGATGGAAGCAAGTCCGCTCGTGGTCTTGAAGAACGGGTCTCCCGGAACGGCCGACACTCCACCGGTGGCCGAGACACTGAAGAAGGGATTATAGAACCCCCTGCTCCTGGCAACGTCCGTCTCAGCCATTGAGGAATTGAGGGCCTCTACCCGCAAATCGATATTTTTACGGAGCGCCATCTCCACTGCGAATCCCCGCGAAAGGTTTACCTTTTCAGGAACAATGTCGCAGTGGCCTTTTCCGGCTGCGAGGAAGATAATTCCGAATACGATTGCCCTTAAGGTCTTGGGAACAGGGAGACCCGTTGCATGTTTGGCCATAAAAAATCCCCTCCAAACCATAAATGGTCTAAAGGGGATTATATCAATTTAATAAGTTATATCAAATTTGCGCGTCGCCTTGTCACTAGAGTGAAGGCGTGTCAAGGTGCCTCCAGTAAGATCAGTACTGGGAAATGGCGGTGATTTGGGCAGCTGTCAGGGATTTGAGGGAGCCCATGCCGCCTATGTTGTTGTTGATGGCGCTCTGGGTCGCAGAAGCGGACTTGCCGCGTTTTCCCTGGCCGTGACACCCGGCGCAGTACTGGGCGTAGAGTGCGGCGCCGTCAAGAGCCGGAGCTGGTGCCGGAGCTGGTGCCGGAGCTGGAGCTGGTGCTGGAGCTGGTGCTGGAGCAGGTGCTGGAGCAGGTGCTGGAGTCGGAGCAGGTTTCGGAGCCGGAGCCGGAGCAGGTGCCGGAGTCGGTTTCGGGGCCGGAGCCGGTACTGGCGCAGGAGTCGGCCTAGGGGTTCTGCGGCGCTCCCTCTCCTTCTTCTCCTTCTTCTCCTTCTCTTCCTTCTCCTTCTTCTCTTTCTCTTCCTTCTCCTTCTTCTCCTTCAGCACTTTCTGTATTTTGGTTGCGTAGTTGTCGTCTGCATAGCCGGAAGGGATTACCGTTGCTTGTGCGAATGCCAGAGCCAGAAATAATACCGCCATTTTCATCGTTTTTGTCATTTTTGTTACTCCTTGTTTTTTGGTTTTGTCATCTTTGAAACTTTGTTGCTGCTATGTACTTCCTGATGTTACTTTGCTCGTGATCTTGGTGATCAGTTTATGCTGCCTGTTTGCCCTCCAAGTGAATTCACGAGACCGGATATCAATGCAATCCTGCCGATTCCATCTGCTTGTGTACCTCCTTTGAGTGATCTTCGTGTCGCAGCTCCCTGGGCACAAAAAAAGCCGGGTCGCCGATATCAGGTGATATTCGGCGACCCGGCTGTCTTCATGAGACCCTATAGGCTTTCCGTCCCATCCTCACGGATGGTTTAGTATTATCGTTTTCCCTGTTTCCATGTGTTGCTGATCGTTACCCTAACGCAATACTGCCTTTGTGCACCTCCTTTGCGTGATCTTCGTGTCGCAGCTCCCTGGGCACAAAAAAAGCCGGGTCGCCGATATCAGGTGATATTCGGCGACCCGGCTGTCTTCATGAGACCCTGTAGGCTTTCCGTCCCATCCTCGCGGATGGTTTAGTATTATCGTCTTCCCCGTTTCAATGCTTCTATGTGTCGGTGATGATCACCCTACCTCAAAAACACGCTCGGATATGTGATTTTGATCACATTTTAGCCATGTTTCGATTATGATTGTCTAATGGCGGGAAACGAGAGGGTGTTCCGGGATGGCCGCAGTTCAGCAGCATTATTGACTTTCCAGCGCATGAGGTTAGACTTTGACGAAAACACCGGCTTTTCTAATTCCATGACCAACAAACAGCAAACACCACATCGGACGTCGGTCCGGCTCTTCGGCTTCCTGCTGAGTGTCGTGCGGGACTTCAGACGTAATCAGGGCTTTCTCCTGTCCGGCGCTGTCGCCTATTATACCCTGTTGTCGGTCGTCCCCATGTCAATCCTCGCCTTGACCGCCCTGTCGCATGTCATCGGCGAGGATGAGCTGGTACACACCCTGGCAACGTACCTGGAACTGGTGATACCCGGCTATGCGGCGACTCTTACGGAACAGGTGCGGGTGTTTGTCGAGAACCGCCAGGTGATCGGTTCCATCGGCTTTCTCGTCATGCTGTTTTTCAGCTCCATAGCCTTTACCGTCCTGGAAAACGCCATATCGGTGATTTTTTATCACCATGTCCTGACTAAACGCCGCAAATTTATTGTTTCCGCACTTATTCCGTTTCTTTATATCTCTGCCTTGGCTGTGGGCATCGTGCTGGTGTCGGTTATCGTCGGAGCGGTAGAGACGCTTGAAAACAGGCATCTGATCATGTTCGGCCGGAGTCTGAGCCTTGCCGGCACTACCAGGGTTGCGCTGTATGTCCTGGGGATAGGCGGTGAGATGCTGATGCTGACCTCCTTCTATCTGGTCATGCCCGTTGTGCGTATCACGTTCCGTCACGCGGTAATCGGCGGGATAATCACGACGGTTTTATGGGAGATCGCCCGCCGGGTGCTGGTCTGGTATTATGCCTCCCTTTCCATGGTGAACGTAATCTATGGTTCCATTGCCACGGTCGTGGTGACCCTGCTCAGCATCGAGGTCTCGGCGTTGATCCTCCTGCTGGGGGCCCAGGTTATTGCGGAGCTTGAGCGCACAACCGGCGAACTGTCCAGGGAGGAAAAACCGCCCGGTTTTGAGACATGATGTTCCGCGATATTTTATATCTTTGCAAGGACTATTATGGAAAAACCATTATCCCCGGACGATCTGCCGATTGTGAACGGCAGGATCTATCACCTCGATCTCGCCCCGGAGGAGCTGGCGCGGGACGTGATCCTCGTCGGTGATCCCGACCGGGTGCCGCTATTGGCCGACGAACTCCTGGCGGAACGGGAAGCTGACCGCTTCCATCGCGGGTTTCGCACCATCACCGGCGTTGCCCGCGAGACGGAGATGCGCGTTTCCATCGTCACCTCGGGAATCGGCGCGCCGTCCACCGAGATCGTTCTCAACGAGCTTGCCGCTCTCAATGAAATCGACTTCAGCACCCTGACCCGAAAGGAATCGTTCGAGCCTCTCAACATCGTCCGTGTCGGGACGTCCGGCGGACTCAACCCGGCAACGCCGCTCGGCGCACTGGTGTTGACCGACTACGTGATTGGTCTCGACAACACGGGGCTTTTCTACGATGTCCCGCTCCCCGACGCTGCCTGCGCCTACCTCGAGGAGCAGGCGAGGACGGTCCTCGACCGGGCTGCGCAGCCGGGGGCGCGGTTCGGCGGGACGCTCGCGCCGTATGCGGCGCGGGCCGACCGGGACCTTTTGACAGCACTTGAGCAGGAGGCGGCAGAGCTCGGCATAACCCATGTGCGGGGGATCACTATCTCCAGTCCCGGTTTTTTCGCCGAGCAGGGGAGGGGGGTGGCACGGATCGGTTCCACCGTACCCGGTCTGCTCGATGCACTCGAACGGCTGGAGAGCGGCCGGCTCAACCTCTACGTCGAGAACCTGGAGATGGAGGCGGGGGTTGTCCTCCATTTCCTGGGGGGGCTCGGCTATCGGGCGGCTGCGGTCTGCGCAGTGATCAACAAACGCAATGAAAAGGCTTTCATGGCCGACTACCGCCGGCAGGTGTGTGCCGGGGCACGGATCGCGCTGCGGGCGTTCCGGCGGCTCAGGCCCGAAGCCGGCCCCCAGCTCATGGCTGGACGGGGAACTTGGCGGGAATCATAAATACCGACGGTGGGAAGCGCCGGCCGGTTTCCGGATGGCGGATGGTCCGCTTGAGGACGAAGTCGAAGAGAAGCGGGTTGTAGCGGTAGATCTCGTCGAGGGCGCGCCGCTCTTCCGCGGTGATGAAGCCGCTGCGGAAGAGGCTGCCGGTCATGACGAGGAAATTGATCGCCGGGAGGGGGTAGTCGCTCCCGTTGACGAGACGGGGGTGGAGGTCGTCCCGCTCCAGCAGGGTCTTCAGCGCATCATCGGAATGATTGAAGAACGTCACCCCCGCGATCTCTCCGTAGAGAAGCCCCCGGTACTTAGGCTCCTCCATGAGGCGCAGGAAGAGGTCGAAGCTTGGGACCGTCTCCTTTTCCGGGCTTTCCAGGTCGACATGCTTGCCGTAACTGGCGCTGTGGAGCGCTACCACGGTCACCCCCATGTCGAGCGGCTTGCGCAGAAGAAGCGGATTCCCCAGCTCCTGGTGTTCTCCCGAAAAAACGGCCAGTTCCTCCCCCGTGTGGGCGAGGAGGACCATCCCGTATTCCCGCATTTTCCGGTAAAACGGCTCCGTCAGCGGGCTGGACGGGTCGATCCCCTGGGAGGTCGAAAGCCACTTGACGTAGCGGCACCCCTTCCGCGCCCATCTCTCCAGTTCCCGGACGGCGTCCGGCCGGTATGGGTGGACGGAGATGACCGGCACGAAGAGTTCAGGATAGTGTTCGGCCAGGGAAAAAATGTAGTCGTTGGGAACATGGAAGGGGGTTGACGCAGGGTCGAAGGTGCCGTCCGGCCGGTAGTGCCGGTCCATGGCGCAGATGAAGCAGCGGCCGTGCCCCTTGATGTTCCGGACGAGGTCGACGAGGCGCTCAACGTACTGCTCGCTGACCCGCTCACTGTCGCTGATCCCCGAGGCGCTCAGGTAGGCCCGGTACTGAAGCATCCTGAAAGGGTGGAGCCACGAGCGGGTGGTGGGGCTGACCCACGGGCCGTTCTGGTCCGGTCCGTCGCCGAAGACGTGGACGTGGAAATCGGTCAGCCGGGCGGAATCGATTCCCTCGAATGCTTTCGCGATCAGTTCGTGGGCCGCGGGTGTGAGCGCCGCATCCATCTCGGCCGGCTTGCCGGCAAAATTCCCCGCTCCCCAGTCGATGAGCGTTCCGCACCCGCCGAGCAGGGTGGCCAGGAAGAGCATCATCGCCCACGAGGCACGCATGACGGGCATATTCGCTAGTCCGACCCATGGAGCAGCCAACGCTTTTCCTCCGTTTCTTTCAGTCCGTAAAGCCGCAGTACCTATCGACCGTCACGGCAAGGATTCGAAATTGCCGAAGTAGGGAACGTCGCCGTATTGCCTGAATGCCGGTGGTTCTTCCGCCAGCCAGTAGATATAGGTAAAACGGACGTGCGTCGGTGCAAAATCGGGTGAGGGACGGAACTCCATCCGGAACGGCTCGGATCTGCCCGGGGGGATGTAGGTAGGAAAATCGGCGTAGGTTTCCCTGGCGAGGATCTTGCGTCGTTCATCCGTGAGCCGGACGGTCAATTCCAGGTCGCGCAGGTAATAGCTCCGCCGGTTCGTGACCGTCCCCGCCAAACTGACCATCTGGCCGGTACGCTCCGCCTGCCAGGCAATCTCTACATCATAGTAGCTGAAGTGGTGGGGGGAGAAGGACGGGTTTTTGTCCAGTTCCTTGTGGTAGACGCTGCAAGCAGCCGTCGCGAGGAGAAGCAACAGGACGAGAGCACATTGTTTTATCATGGTCTTTCCTTCCGGCTCGCGAAAAACGGCACTTCTGCCACAGAGACACGGAGAAATCACAGAGAAAATAAAACTGAATTTACCGCAAAGGACCAAAAGGGTCTAAATGCCTAACATGCCGATATCGCAAAGGAAACCAGACGCTAACAGGGTTAGTTGGCGTTCTTTGTGGCTTTGCGGGAGACTGCTTTTTAATAAATCTCCGTGTCTCTGTGACTCTATGGCAAAACTGCTTTTTGAATTCGGGACATGAACTGCCGGTCACTGTTCTTCCACCAACTTCCAGCGCAGGTCCGGGTTGTACGACTTCATCCTGCGGGCGATCTCGGCGGTTTTCGGCCCCAGGTTTTTCTGGTAGACCCGGCCCCGCTGGCTGACGATGAAGGTCATTACCCCCGACACCCCCCATCGTGCCGGGTAGGCGACCAGCGCATGGCCCGCCACCATATTGCCGTTGATGACGTAGCTGAACCTGCCACCGGGGGCGCTCGGCCCCTGCCGCTTGAGGATACGGAAATAGTAGCCGTGGAATGGGCGGGGGCCGCTCTCGCCCGGATTGCGCTTCTGCATGTACCCCTGTTCCCTCGCCCTGGCGACCAGCGGGCCGAGCGGGCTCTCCTTCTCGCCGGCTGCCGTCGGCCAGTAGAGGCCGTCCCGTTTCCCCGCTCTGCTGATCATGTGCTGGGCGTACTTGGGTACCTGGACGCCGTCCGGCTCCGGCATGGTGTAGTATTCCCGCTGCGCTTCCACGTATGCACGGCAGGCATTGATGGCGAGCAGCTCGTTGCGGCCGATGCGCCGGGTGAGGATCTCCTCGCGCCCTGCCTCGGTGTCGAACCGCCAGGTGACCCCTTTTTTGACGATCGGCACGGGAAAGGGCCATTTATTGCCGCCGATGTGGAGGGCCGCCTTTGCTTCCCCTTCCTTGACCAGCTCGACACCTTCCTGCACATGGCGGGCAAAATGGTCGAATTCGGCAGCCTGTTCCACAGGGTCGCCCGGCCCAAGCTCACGGGAAACCGGGCCAAAAATCGCTCTCAGGGCGGCATGGTCCTTTGCCTGGACCGCAGTGATCAGGGCCTGGCGGGCCTCCTCGGCCGAGTTGAACACCCGTTGCGTTGGTTCGGACTGAATGGCAAAGCTGCCGGACGGGATTGTCGCCATTACCAGCATTATGGCTGCCATCAGGCATAAACCCGTGCCATGCCCCACAATTCTACCTATATTTTTCATCATACCTGAGTTCCTTTCTCGATCAAGGGGGCACACCGGACGTGCCGCCGTTGAAGAGCCTAGCGCCATGTAACACTTATTTTTGCGGATAACCCCTCTAAATCTCCCCTTATCTAAGGGGAGACTTCAAGGCTTCCCCCCTTAGGTAAGGGGGGACTGAGGGGGGTTAGATTCAGATGTTACAGTGTACTAGGAGCCTGTCGGACTTAGGAATGAATCTACTGCGAGAAGGAAAATCGGTCCATATTTCCGGAAATTTTCGACAAATAGGTCCACTATTCGCTCTCAAATTTCCGAAAATCTGTCCTCGATTTGCCATTCTCTCGCTACGATTCCCTAAGTCCGACAGACTCCTAGCGCCTCTGCCGTTGTTCTCCTCTGCCAGGGGTGGCCGGAGCCGCCTGCCGGGGCGCTTGCCGCACGGCAGGTCGCGGTGCAGACTGCCTGACGCCGGAAGCAGCCGGGCGTTGCACGGGTGCGGGACGCTGCGCAGGAACGGGCCGTGCAGCGCCAGCAGGCCGCCCGACCTGCACCGGCTGCTGCCGGTTATACTGACGCATGTTTTCCCTGCTGGTCTGACCGCGTTCACGGTATGTCTTGACGTCCCTGCTGCTGCCGTAGCCGCCATAGCCGGAATAGGGCGCGGGCTGCGCCCCCCGCGGCTCTCGCCCCCGATAGACGTCTTGCCGGGTCACCGGGGCGGCCGGTCGAGGCGCTGGAGCGGTCGGGCGTGGCTGAACTCCCTGAGTCACGCCCCTGTCGCGCGGACGTTGTTCCCCCCCTTGTGGCAAAGGACTGCCGGTGCGTTCGCGACGGGATTGCACGTCGCGGCGGATTTCGTTACGGAAGCGTGTCGTATCGTGCTGCTCCACCCGCCGGTTGACGTTGATCACCCGGTAATTGTTGTTTATGTATATGCGGTTCCGGTCATGGATATGCGGCCGGGCCCGGCTGATCCAGCCGCCGCCTTGCCAGCCATGGTAGTAGACACGGTGCCGATTCCAGTCGCAATCGCGGTTCAGCCAGGCGCCGATCGTGAAGCCGATGCCGAAGGTAATGAAGCCGTAGGAGGGGTAGGGGCTCTCCACATACACCACCATGGGGTCGTACACAGGGACGTAGATCACCTCGGGTTCAGCCGG
This genomic window contains:
- a CDS encoding DUF2950 domain-containing protein; amino-acid sequence: MMKNIGRIVGHGTGLCLMAAIMLVMATIPSGSFAIQSEPTQRVFNSAEEARQALITAVQAKDHAALRAIFGPVSRELGPGDPVEQAAEFDHFARHVQEGVELVKEGEAKAALHIGGNKWPFPVPIVKKGVTWRFDTEAGREEILTRRIGRNELLAINACRAYVEAQREYYTMPEPDGVQVPKYAQHMISRAGKRDGLYWPTAAGEKESPLGPLVARAREQGYMQKRNPGESGPRPFHGYYFRILKRQGPSAPGGRFSYVINGNMVAGHALVAYPARWGVSGVMTFIVSQRGRVYQKNLGPKTAEIARRMKSYNPDLRWKLVEEQ
- a CDS encoding DUF3300 domain-containing protein — its product is MKRILLTIRAALFALCLLTGQASWAEDDQQPVVYGDTLFTPDELDDLLAPIALYPDPLIAQILPAATFIDQIDEAARYARQYGKYARIDDQPWDVSVKAVAHYPDVLYMMDQKYDWTVSLGQAFINQQQDVMDAIQRLRAEAEAAGNLTSTPQQQVVVEREIIRIVPAEPEVIYVPVYDPMVVYVESPYPSYGFITFGIGFTIGAWLNRDCDWNRHRVYYHGWQGGGWISRARPHIHDRNRIYINNNYRVINVNRRVEQHDTTRFRNEIRRDVQSRRERTGSPLPQGGEQRPRDRGVTQGVQPRPTAPAPRPAAPVTRQDVYRGREPRGAQPAPYSGYGGYGSSRDVKTYRERGQTSRENMRQYNRQQPVQVGRPAGAARPVPAQRPAPVQRPAASGVRQSAPRPAVRQAPRQAAPATPGRGEQRQRR
- a CDS encoding amidohydrolase family protein; amino-acid sequence: MAAPWVGLANMPVMRASWAMMLFLATLLGGCGTLIDWGAGNFAGKPAEMDAALTPAAHELIAKAFEGIDSARLTDFHVHVFGDGPDQNGPWVSPTTRSWLHPFRMLQYRAYLSASGISDSERVSEQYVERLVDLVRNIKGHGRCFICAMDRHYRPDGTFDPASTPFHVPNDYIFSLAEHYPELFVPVISVHPYRPDAVRELERWARKGCRYVKWLSTSQGIDPSSPLTEPFYRKMREYGMVLLAHTGEELAVFSGEHQELGNPLLLRKPLDMGVTVVALHSASYGKHVDLESPEKETVPSFDLFLRLMEEPKYRGLLYGEIAGVTFFNHSDDALKTLLERDDLHPRLVNGSDYPLPAINFLVMTGSLFRSGFITAEERRALDEIYRYNPLLFDFVLKRTIRHPETGRRFPPSVFMIPAKFPVQP